The Mycobacterium sp. EPa45 genomic interval GCATCGAGGCGCCCGTCGCCAAATTCGTGCCGAAGTTCAGAACAGCCAGCACCGCAACATTGAACAGGCAGGCACGACGGCCGTAGCTACGGGCCGCTAGCAACCAAATGATTGCGACGGCTGCGGCCGGCCAGACCAGCGCGAGTTCGCCACCGGCCAACCGCGTGGCACGACCGACTATCACCGACAGGGCGTATGCCACGGCAAACGCGCACATGATTGACGCAGATCGAAGGCTCGGAGCCACCACACCTCCTCACCGCGTACGTGCCCCTCAGGATGCGACTTTGGTGCGGACTTCGGACCGGATAGCGCATTTTCACGTGCACCCCGACCAGCCAAGGTGCAGTGCGGGCAACGAACGATTCGCACCGGTACGAGCTCACGGGCTGTCCAGGCGCACCACCGATCCGAGTGCAGCGGCGAATCCCCTTGCAGCAACTTGTAACTGGGCTACAGGACGAGAGTCGCGCGAACACGAAACGAAGCACGCGGTTGTGCGGCGGCCCCAGGACACGTGGTTTCGACAATTTTGACAGAAGTGCGGCCTGAGGCGGTAACGTCGCCGCCGTGGAGCTCAGGCTGCAGCGCATCGGCGCATGGTGCGGAACGATCATGATCCTGCTGTACGGCACCTGCATGTCGGGGTTGGCGCGGTTGTTCCCGCCGATCTCGCCGATGTGGTCACCGACCGAGGTCGCCGACTTCTTCGTCGACCACAAGATCTGGATCCGCATCGGTATCGCCGGTTGTCTGCTGACCTCGGTGATCGCGCTGCCGTTCCTGGCCACCATCGTGCTGCGCATCCGCCGCATCGAAGGGCAGTGGGGCATGCTCTCGATGACGCAGTTGTTCGCGGCGACGATTTTCGTTCCCGCGCTGCTGTTTCCATTTCTGGTCCTGGCCGCCGCGGCCTTCCGCCCCGAGGGCAGGTCGGCCGAGATCACGCAGGCGCTCAATGACGTGTTCTGGCTGATGTTCATCGGCATCGTCGGCACGATCATCATGCAGAACATCACGCTGGCGATCGCGTCGTTCGTCGACAAGACCGAGCCGCAGACCTTCCCGCGCTGGTACGGCTACCTCAACCTCTGGGTGGCGCTGCTCTCGCTTCCGGGCTGTGTGGTCGTCGTGTTCAACGACGGACCATTGGCCTGGCACGGGGTGTTCGCGTTCTACATCCCCGGTTTCGCGCTCGTGGTGTGGCTGTTCGCGACCACATACGTACTGAACCGCGGTATCAAGGCGCAGCAGCTCGCCGAACGAGCATGACGGCGGGCTCAGCCACCGCCATCAGCCGCCGCATCCCCGGCGAAGCGGGCACCTGGGTCTTCCTGCTCGGTGACATGCTGGTGTTCGCGGCGTTCTTCGCGACCTTCATGGTCGAAAGATCAAAGGCACCAGAGGTTTTCGACGCCACCCGCAAGACGCTGCACATCAACATCGGGCTGGTCAACACCCTGGTGCTGCTGACCAGTTCGCTGTTCGTCGTGGCGGCGATCGGCGCACTGCGGACCGGCTTGCGTGCTGTTGCCGCGAGGGCGCTCATGATCGCAGCCGGCTTCGGCGTGATGTTCGTGACGCTCAAGGTGACCGAATACGTCTTGCTTGTTCAGGACGGGCACACCGCGGGCGCCAATCATTTCTACCTGTATTACTTCATCCTCACCGGATTGCACCTGCTGCACGTCTGCATCGGGATCCTCGTGCTGGTGCTGATGCTGACCCAGACGCGGCGCACCGAGCTGTCGGCGACCCGGCTGGCGGTCATCGAGGGCGGCGGTTGCTTCTGGCACCTGGTCGACCTGCTGTGGATCGTCCTTTTCCCACTGCTGTATCTGGTGAGCTGATGTTGGCGCTGATGCTCAACCGGGCCGGCGGCAGCTGGCTGATCCTGGTGGCCGCCACACTGGCGTCGTTCGCCCTCGGCGCCGACCACGGCACCGGCTCGCTGGTGGCTGTCGCGGTCCTGGCGATCGCGGCGATCAAGGTGCGACTGGTGGGCCTGGACTTCATGGAATTGCGGCACGCGCCGATCCCGCTGCGGGCGGCCTTCGAGGTGTACTGCGTGGCGTTGTGGGCGCTGCTGTCCGGGCTGTATCTCTGGCTGTGACGGCATCGATCAGCGCACGGCACGCACCACGTGTCGCAGCTTTCCGTTGCGGGGATTCACCTGCGGCCGCTGTTCGGCCAGGTAAATGGTCACCGGCGCGGTTCCCTGGGCGGCGAGGAAGCGCTCGAGGCGTCCGCGCACCTCGGTCCAGACCGTTGAGCGATCTCGGCCGGGGGCTTCGTCGAGGCGGACCGAAAGGCCTGTGGGCGCGCTCTGGATGATCTGGTAGCGCAGCACACCGGGTGTCTCTTCGACCACGGTGGCGATCGCCATCGGCAACAGCACCACCTCACCGCCCTGTCGCCCAGGCACTTTCAGCAGTTCGTCGGTCCGTCCCTCCGGTGTCACGGTGGGCAGCGGACTGCCGCACGGGCACGCGTCGGCATCGATGACGACGCTGTCGCCCATTTCGTACCGGATCAGCGGTTGCACATAGTTCGCCAGGTTGGTCAACAGCAGGGAATCGGATCGCTGGCCGGCGGGCACCACCTCACCGCAGCTGTCGACGGGCTCGACGAGATACCAGTCGGTGTTCAGGTGCAGCTTGCCCAGACGGCAGGGCAGCGACAGTGGGGTGGCTTCCGACGCGTTGTAGGTCTCCGTCACGACGCAACCGAACACGTCGTGCGCGCGTTGCCGGACGCTCGGGAGCAGCAGTTCGCCGCCGCTGGAGATGACGAGTGGGTGGATGTCGAGCCGGCCGGCCTCCTGCTCGCCGATGAGCACGCTGAGCGCGCTGGCGTAGGTGCCCAGCAGCGCCGGCTGAAACTCGTTGAGTTCTGCGACGAGTTCCGGGAGCGGCTCCAACACCGAGAAGAAGCGAGAGTAGCGGCGACGCACCGGATGTGCGCGCAGCCGCCGTTCGTACATCACCGTCGACACGAAATGGCCGCCGGTCGCGAAGACTGCGGCCTGTCGTGCTCCCCGCCCGAGAACGCGAAGTAGCAGCCCCGGCGGCAGCACCCCGGCGGAGCGTGCGTAGGTCAGGCCGAACATCACCGCCATCGCCCGACGATCCTGGATCAGCAGCGCCGGCTCGGCCGTCGACCCGGAGGTGGTGAAGACGACGTACTCGCCGAACAGGTCGCGGCCGGTGTTGGCGGGGTCGGCGACGAACGCCGAGACGCCGGTTCGCGTCAGCCGGGGATCGGTGACCCATTCGTCGAAGTGGGCCATCAGCTCAGGCTTGTACACCGCGGGGAGCGACGGCAGATCAGCCAGGCTCACCGGACCGTCCGGAACACCCCGATAGTGCTGCGCGTAGAACCGCGAATGGGTGCGGGCGTGCGCGACCAGCGCCTGCAATCGGCTCGCCTGTCGGGCCGTGACGGCGCGGGCGCCACCCCGTGTGGTGCGCCACGCGTCCCAGGCCACCGCGAAAGCCGTCATACCGCCATCAACGTACGACACAATCAGCACCATGGGGGCCCCGGTACTGGAAGGTTTATCGACTGAGGAGGCCGCCCGGCGGCTGGCGGCCGACGGACCGAACGAGTTACCGACGGCCAAGCGACGCAACCTCGCCCAGGAGGCCTGGGACGTCGTCCGACAGCCGATGCTGTTGCTGCTACTCGGCGCGGGCGCCATCAATTTCGTGCTGGCCGAGCCGCTCGACGGCGCGATGCTCATGGCCTTCGTGCTCGTGGTCCTGACCATCTCGATCTACCAGGAGCACAAGACCGAGAATGCACTGGCCGCGCTGCGTGACCTGTCTTCGCCGCGCGCCCTGGTGATCCGCGACGGCCGGCAGGTCCGCATCGCCGGGCGAGACGTGGTCCGCGGCGACGTCATCATGCTGGCCGAGGGCGACCGGGTGCCGGCCGACGCGATCGTGGTGGACGGCACCAACTTCTCGGTGGACGAGTCGGCCCTCACCGGGGAATCGGTTCCGGTGCGCAAAGTCGCGGCCTCGGCCGCACAGCTTTCGGCGGAGATGGGCCAGCCCGGCGGCGATGCCACGCCGTGGGTGTTCTCCGGCACGCTCGCGGTCAAGGGCCACGCCATTGCGGTTGCCAAGGGAACCGGTGCGGCAACCGAACTGGGCAAGATCGGTGCAGCACTGCGCACCATCGAAGCCGAACGCACCCCGCTGCAGCGCGAGATCGACCGGCTCGTCGCAGCCCTGGCCATCGTGGGTGTGCTGGCCGCCGCGATTGTCGTGGTGGTGTACGGGCTGACCCGGGGACATTGGCTCGGCGGTCTGCTGGCCGGTATCGCGACCGCGATGGCACTGCTGCCCGAGGAATTCCCGGTCGTGCTCGCCGTGTTTCTCGCCCTCGGGGCCTGGCGGATGTCGCAGAAACATGTGCTGACCCGCCGTCCACCTGTCGTGGAGACCCTGGGGTCGGCCACCGCACTGTGCGTGGACAAGACCGGAACGCTGACGATGAACGCAATGACGGTGCGGGAGTTCATCATCGACGGGCACGCCTACCCGGTCGATGACCGGCCGATACCCGAAAAGCTGCACATGATCACCGAATTCGCCATGCTGGCCTCGCCCGTCGACCCGTTCGACCCGATGGACAAGGCCTTCCGCGAACTCGGCGCCACACATCTGGCCGGAACCGAGCACCTGCACGACGACTGGACCCTGGTGCGCGAATACCCGCTCTCGGAAAAGCTTCTGGCACTGTCGCACGTGTGGCGCTCACCTGACAGCGGCCGATTCGTCATCGCCGCCAAAGGCGCGCCGGAAGCGATCGCAGACCTGTGCCACTTCGACTCCGGTCGTCTCGCGCAGCTGACCGAGCAGGTCGAAAACGCGGCATCGGGTGGCCAGCGCCTGCTCGGGGTGGCCTACGCCTATTTCGATGGAGACGCCGCGCTCCCTGCCCATCAGCACGACTACGACTTCCACTTTCTCGGCCTCGTCGGGTTGCATGACCCCGTTCGGCCCGGCGTGGCCGATGCTGTCGCCGAGTGTCGGCGGGCATCGGTGCGGACCATCATGATCACCGGGGATTACCCCGGGACGGCATTGGCCATAGCCCGCGAAATCGGACTGGACCACCAGGCGGGCTGCATCACCGGACGTGAATTGCAGACGATGCCCGCCGAGGAGTTGGCCGAGCGGATCCGGACCGTCAGCGTGTTCGCCCGAATGGTGCCGGACCAGAAACTTCAGCTCGTTCGTGCGTTGCAGGCCAACGGCGAGGTGGTCGGCATGACCGGCGACGGGGTGAACGACGCACCCGCCCTCAAGGCGGCAGATATCGGGATTGCCATGGGAGCCAAGGGAACCGAT includes:
- a CDS encoding cytochrome c oxidase subunit 3, with the protein product MTAGSATAISRRIPGEAGTWVFLLGDMLVFAAFFATFMVERSKAPEVFDATRKTLHINIGLVNTLVLLTSSLFVVAAIGALRTGLRAVAARALMIAAGFGVMFVTLKVTEYVLLVQDGHTAGANHFYLYYFILTGLHLLHVCIGILVLVLMLTQTRRTELSATRLAVIEGGGCFWHLVDLLWIVLFPLLYLVS
- a CDS encoding cytochrome C oxidase subunit IV family protein, yielding MLALMLNRAGGSWLILVAATLASFALGADHGTGSLVAVAVLAIAAIKVRLVGLDFMELRHAPIPLRAAFEVYCVALWALLSGLYLWL
- a CDS encoding phenylacetate--CoA ligase family protein is translated as MSYVDGGMTAFAVAWDAWRTTRGGARAVTARQASRLQALVAHARTHSRFYAQHYRGVPDGPVSLADLPSLPAVYKPELMAHFDEWVTDPRLTRTGVSAFVADPANTGRDLFGEYVVFTTSGSTAEPALLIQDRRAMAVMFGLTYARSAGVLPPGLLLRVLGRGARQAAVFATGGHFVSTVMYERRLRAHPVRRRYSRFFSVLEPLPELVAELNEFQPALLGTYASALSVLIGEQEAGRLDIHPLVISSGGELLLPSVRQRAHDVFGCVVTETYNASEATPLSLPCRLGKLHLNTDWYLVEPVDSCGEVVPAGQRSDSLLLTNLANYVQPLIRYEMGDSVVIDADACPCGSPLPTVTPEGRTDELLKVPGRQGGEVVLLPMAIATVVEETPGVLRYQIIQSAPTGLSVRLDEAPGRDRSTVWTEVRGRLERFLAAQGTAPVTIYLAEQRPQVNPRNGKLRHVVRAVR
- a CDS encoding cation-translocating P-type ATPase produces the protein MGAPVLEGLSTEEAARRLAADGPNELPTAKRRNLAQEAWDVVRQPMLLLLLGAGAINFVLAEPLDGAMLMAFVLVVLTISIYQEHKTENALAALRDLSSPRALVIRDGRQVRIAGRDVVRGDVIMLAEGDRVPADAIVVDGTNFSVDESALTGESVPVRKVAASAAQLSAEMGQPGGDATPWVFSGTLAVKGHAIAVAKGTGAATELGKIGAALRTIEAERTPLQREIDRLVAALAIVGVLAAAIVVVVYGLTRGHWLGGLLAGIATAMALLPEEFPVVLAVFLALGAWRMSQKHVLTRRPPVVETLGSATALCVDKTGTLTMNAMTVREFIIDGHAYPVDDRPIPEKLHMITEFAMLASPVDPFDPMDKAFRELGATHLAGTEHLHDDWTLVREYPLSEKLLALSHVWRSPDSGRFVIAAKGAPEAIADLCHFDSGRLAQLTEQVENAASGGQRLLGVAYAYFDGDAALPAHQHDYDFHFLGLVGLHDPVRPGVADAVAECRRASVRTIMITGDYPGTALAIAREIGLDHQAGCITGRELQTMPAEELAERIRTVSVFARMVPDQKLQLVRALQANGEVVGMTGDGVNDAPALKAADIGIAMGAKGTDVARESAGLVITDDDFSSIVAGVRQGRGVFDNLRKAMSYVIAVHLPIVGMSLLPVFVADWPLVLLPVQIAFLELIIDPACSVVFEAEQTDPDIMAAPPRRVDEPMFGPRVLTIACLQGLSALAATVCVYLWAVWSHLGDDVVRSVTFATLLIGNVALILVNRSWRLTVWRTFRERRNNALKWVLAGAPALLVLVLTVPALRHAFNFGPMPALGWLIAVGAGVAGVAWFEVYKAVAAPRQQVTS